In Haloterrigena alkaliphila, a single genomic region encodes these proteins:
- a CDS encoding DUF1641 domain-containing protein, with amino-acid sequence MSETETTAEPTEDAAALEDLVADNPDDVARFLERLGAVNELLDTADLATVAMDDRMIEDVAGTATNLGAAADGLATPQVARLGEATGENADDLADAIETLARLQRSGTLDDLLAMADLLALASNAMDVEMVIDLAAIGTRLGEVADTATDDDVARTLEGLLEAVGEAGSEPAEPAGPIDVAKALRDPDVKAGLGFLLSLAKAMGRTTR; translated from the coding sequence ATGTCCGAAACGGAAACCACAGCAGAACCGACCGAGGACGCGGCGGCGCTCGAGGACCTCGTCGCCGACAACCCCGACGATGTCGCTCGATTCCTCGAGCGCCTCGGGGCCGTCAACGAACTGCTCGATACGGCGGACCTCGCGACCGTCGCGATGGACGACCGGATGATCGAGGATGTGGCCGGGACGGCGACGAACCTCGGCGCTGCAGCCGACGGACTGGCGACACCCCAGGTAGCGCGGCTCGGCGAGGCGACCGGCGAGAACGCCGACGACCTGGCCGACGCGATCGAGACGCTCGCCCGCCTGCAGCGGTCGGGCACGCTCGACGACCTGCTGGCGATGGCGGACCTGCTCGCGCTCGCGTCGAATGCGATGGACGTCGAGATGGTGATCGACCTCGCGGCGATCGGGACGCGCCTTGGCGAGGTCGCCGACACCGCGACCGACGACGACGTGGCCCGGACGCTCGAGGGCCTGCTCGAGGCGGTCGGCGAGGCCGGTTCCGAGCCGGCGGAACCCGCCGGTCCGATCGATGTCGCGAAAGCGCTGCGCGATCCGGACGTCAAGGCAGGACTGGGCTTTCTTCTGTCGCTCGCGAAGGCGATGGGACGGACGACGCGATAA